A genomic window from Arthrobacter sp. FW305-BF8 includes:
- a CDS encoding exonuclease SbcCD subunit D, whose protein sequence is MRLLHTSDWHLGRSFHGVGMLDAQRAFVDQLVARVRELSVDVVLIAGDVYDRALPGVDVVDLLDDALVRLTGAGAQVVLTSGNHDSAIRLGFASRLLEKGGVHLRTRLQELDVPVLLPLGGTGTDPVLAIYGIPWLEPRLVAEQLGVDTASHFEVTRAATERVRADVATRSESRTVHSVVLAHTFASGGISSDSERDLSIGGVGAVPLDLFDGFSYTALGHLHGRQSLSTEVRYSGSPLAYSFSEAKHQKGGWLVDVDGSGVTAVEEILWDAPRKLAVLRGTLDGLLESSEHAWAEQAYCQVTLTDAQRPAQAMERLRARFPDTLVLGFEPEGAPAASQASYSSRLAEAEDDLAVCCGFLEHVRGREPDTAEQAALTEALENVRLQEASL, encoded by the coding sequence ATGCGGTTATTGCACACTTCCGACTGGCACCTGGGCCGGTCCTTCCACGGCGTCGGCATGCTGGACGCCCAGCGCGCCTTTGTCGATCAACTGGTAGCCCGGGTCAGGGAACTCTCCGTCGACGTCGTGCTGATCGCCGGCGACGTCTACGACAGGGCACTGCCCGGCGTCGATGTGGTCGACCTCCTGGACGATGCGCTGGTCCGGCTGACCGGGGCAGGCGCACAGGTGGTGCTGACCAGCGGAAACCATGACTCCGCCATCCGGCTCGGCTTCGCCTCCCGGCTTCTGGAGAAGGGCGGTGTTCACCTGCGGACCCGCCTGCAGGAGCTGGACGTCCCTGTCCTGCTGCCTCTCGGCGGCACGGGGACCGACCCGGTACTGGCCATCTATGGCATCCCTTGGCTCGAACCCCGGCTGGTCGCCGAACAGCTGGGAGTGGACACCGCCAGCCACTTCGAAGTCACCCGGGCCGCCACGGAACGCGTCAGGGCCGACGTCGCCACGCGCAGCGAATCCCGGACGGTCCATTCCGTTGTGCTTGCACACACCTTCGCCAGCGGGGGCATCAGCTCAGACAGCGAACGCGATCTCAGCATCGGGGGAGTGGGTGCCGTGCCGCTGGACCTGTTTGACGGCTTCAGCTACACAGCACTTGGCCATCTGCACGGCCGGCAGTCCCTGTCCACCGAGGTGCGGTATTCGGGCTCGCCGCTGGCCTACTCGTTCTCCGAAGCAAAGCACCAGAAGGGCGGCTGGCTCGTTGACGTTGACGGGTCCGGGGTCACGGCCGTGGAGGAGATCCTCTGGGACGCGCCGCGGAAACTTGCCGTCCTCCGGGGGACACTCGACGGGCTGCTGGAGTCCTCGGAGCACGCCTGGGCCGAGCAAGCCTACTGCCAGGTGACCCTGACGGACGCCCAGCGGCCGGCGCAGGCCATGGAGCGGCTGCGTGCCAGGTTCCCGGATACGCTCGTCCTCGGTTTCGAGCCGGAGGGCGCACCCGCCGCCTCGCAGGCGAGCTACAGCAGCCGGCTGGCGGAGGCGGAGGATGACCTCGCCGTCTGCTGCGGATTCCTGGAACACGTCCGCGGCCGGGAGCCGGACACGGCGGAACAGGCCGCCCTCACCGAAGCTTTGGAGAACGTGCGTCTGCAGGAGGCATCACTGTGA
- a CDS encoding MIP/aquaporin family protein produces MSTPVSVPPTDDRHSAGSNGFKPGLLSRLGAEAFGTLFLVVAGLGVPLFTLPQSNPLPGALAGGLAVTAAMLAFAYISGGHFNPAITLGNLVAGRIGIAAAAAYVGAQLVGAAAGALALFGILRTVPNIQDARTAFDTVTAGFGEHSVIQTSMAGVLLVEVLGAALLVAVFLGMTARRNNHAAAAPFAVGLAFAVLLQLGQALGNAPFNPARATASALFSSSWALEQLWLFWVAPIVGAGIAGLVFRGFADAQGRGAAVADHADDAAGHADDAADSASDPEDDFDGTSGREAAEKPAAAAPGAGGDDARDFFDGPRSKES; encoded by the coding sequence ATGAGCACGCCTGTGTCCGTCCCCCCGACCGATGACCGGCATTCCGCCGGAAGCAACGGATTCAAGCCCGGACTCCTGTCCAGGCTCGGAGCGGAGGCGTTCGGAACACTCTTTCTGGTGGTCGCCGGGCTGGGCGTGCCGCTCTTCACCCTGCCGCAGTCCAATCCGCTCCCTGGAGCACTCGCCGGAGGCCTGGCCGTGACGGCGGCGATGCTGGCCTTCGCATACATCTCTGGCGGGCACTTCAACCCGGCCATCACCCTGGGCAACCTCGTCGCCGGCAGGATCGGCATCGCCGCCGCGGCTGCCTACGTCGGCGCGCAGCTGGTCGGCGCAGCGGCAGGCGCGCTCGCCTTGTTCGGCATCCTTCGCACGGTGCCCAACATCCAGGACGCGCGTACGGCCTTCGACACTGTCACCGCCGGCTTCGGCGAGCACTCCGTGATCCAAACGTCGATGGCCGGCGTGCTGCTCGTGGAGGTGCTGGGAGCAGCCCTCCTGGTCGCCGTGTTCCTTGGCATGACGGCCCGCCGCAACAACCATGCGGCCGCCGCGCCCTTCGCCGTCGGGCTGGCATTTGCGGTGCTGCTGCAGCTGGGCCAGGCCCTTGGCAACGCGCCCTTCAACCCGGCCCGGGCCACCGCCTCGGCGCTCTTCAGCAGCAGCTGGGCGCTGGAGCAGCTCTGGCTGTTCTGGGTGGCCCCGATCGTCGGTGCCGGCATCGCAGGACTTGTTTTTCGTGGGTTCGCCGACGCCCAGGGCCGCGGTGCCGCCGTCGCGGACCACGCCGACGACGCCGCGGGCCACGCCGACGACGCCGCGGATTCCGCGTCTGACCCTGAGGACGACTTCGACGGCACCTCGGGCCGAGAAGCAGCCGAAAAGCCCGCGGCCGCAGCGCCTGGCGCAGGCGGCGACGATGCGCGCGACTTCTTCGACGGGCCGCGCAGCAAGGAGTCCTGA
- a CDS encoding ADP-ribosylglycohydrolase family protein — MSTVPGTVPSPESRIHGCLLGGALGDSLGYAVEFDSITEIRRRFGAAGLRDFSAIDGGAHFSDDTQMTLYTVDGIVEALEWANSGVGADANACVWLAYLRWLDTQGVPVPESAPRPQPRWIDAQEVLRHRRAPGNGCLSGLATGEMGTAARPVNPESKGCGTVMRSAPFGLVPHIPADSVYKLSADAASLTHGHPSARQSAGVFSLLIHSLVQGGSLPEAAQAALAHVLADPEAAPELHERLEAAIRLAGQAGPGTVLSPEELVRELGEGWVAEEALAVGLYAVLATATPSEGDGAPDPADHFKAAIAVAINHSGDSDSTGSIAGNILGAYYGTACLPVDWLEALEAPEVIRGMAGQLVAVTSA; from the coding sequence ATGAGCACTGTTCCCGGCACCGTTCCCTCCCCCGAGTCCCGCATCCATGGCTGCCTGCTCGGCGGCGCCCTGGGCGACTCGCTCGGCTACGCCGTCGAGTTCGATTCCATAACCGAGATTCGGCGCCGTTTCGGCGCCGCCGGGCTCCGGGATTTTTCCGCGATCGACGGCGGAGCCCACTTCTCGGACGACACCCAGATGACGCTGTACACGGTCGACGGGATAGTCGAGGCCCTGGAATGGGCCAACTCGGGTGTCGGCGCCGACGCCAACGCCTGCGTGTGGCTTGCGTACCTGCGCTGGCTGGACACGCAGGGCGTGCCCGTTCCCGAATCTGCGCCGCGGCCGCAGCCCCGCTGGATTGACGCCCAGGAAGTGCTGCGGCACCGGCGGGCGCCCGGCAACGGCTGCCTGAGCGGGCTGGCCACCGGCGAAATGGGAACGGCCGCCCGTCCGGTCAATCCCGAATCGAAGGGCTGCGGAACCGTGATGCGTTCCGCCCCCTTCGGGCTGGTTCCGCACATTCCCGCGGACTCCGTGTACAAGTTGAGCGCCGACGCGGCCTCACTCACGCACGGGCATCCTTCGGCCCGGCAGAGCGCGGGTGTTTTCAGCCTGCTCATCCATTCGCTGGTGCAGGGCGGCAGCCTGCCGGAGGCAGCGCAGGCAGCCCTCGCCCATGTGCTGGCTGATCCGGAGGCAGCACCTGAACTCCATGAGCGGCTGGAGGCCGCAATCCGTCTCGCCGGCCAGGCCGGACCCGGTACCGTGCTCAGCCCGGAGGAACTGGTCCGTGAACTCGGTGAGGGCTGGGTGGCAGAGGAGGCTCTCGCCGTCGGACTCTATGCGGTCCTCGCGACTGCCACCCCATCAGAGGGAGATGGCGCGCCTGATCCGGCGGACCATTTCAAGGCCGCCATCGCCGTGGCCATCAACCACAGCGGCGACAGCGACTCCACCGGGTCCATCGCAGGCAACATCCTGGGCGCGTACTACGGCACGGCCTGCCTGCCCGTGGACTGGCTGGAAGCCCTTGAGGCCCCCGAGGTGATCCGAGGCATGGCCGGGCAGCTGGTTGCCGTCACGTCTGCCTGA
- a CDS encoding DUF4395 domain-containing protein, with protein sequence MGKLSVPGKPGKPRSQDGPGSVFAFPNPVNEYAARITAGLVVLLAAATLLTGFGWGLAVIAAGFWLRVLFGPRISPLALLSVRVLTPRLGRVKLVPGPPKRFAQGIGAAMSTAAAVLLAAGLAPAAWILLAVLIVAASLEAFAGFCLGCAIFGLLQRRGLIPEDICEACNNIPLRQT encoded by the coding sequence ATGGGCAAACTAAGCGTTCCAGGTAAACCGGGCAAACCGCGCAGTCAGGACGGGCCGGGCTCCGTCTTCGCCTTTCCCAACCCGGTCAACGAGTACGCCGCGCGCATCACCGCCGGGCTGGTGGTCCTGCTGGCGGCCGCGACGCTGCTCACCGGCTTCGGCTGGGGCCTGGCGGTCATTGCCGCCGGCTTTTGGCTGCGCGTGCTGTTCGGGCCGAGAATCTCACCGCTCGCCCTGCTTTCTGTCAGGGTCCTCACTCCGCGGCTGGGACGGGTCAAGCTGGTGCCCGGGCCGCCCAAGCGTTTCGCCCAAGGCATCGGCGCCGCGATGTCCACGGCGGCCGCCGTCCTGCTGGCCGCCGGCCTGGCGCCCGCCGCGTGGATTTTGCTGGCCGTGCTGATCGTTGCCGCCTCGCTGGAAGCCTTCGCCGGGTTCTGCCTCGGCTGTGCCATCTTTGGCCTGCTGCAGCGCCGAGGCCTCATTCCCGAGGATATCTGCGAGGCCTGCAACAACATTCCGCTCAGGCAGACGTGA
- a CDS encoding exonuclease domain-containing protein, protein MGLDFTAIDFETANGFRGSPCAVGLTKVRSGVIVEEASWLMRPPENHDSFDYHNVRVHGIRPEQVAGRPRFGELFPEIGAFIGGDILAAHNAAFDLGVIRSGLEVSGLPGPAYDYVCTVMLSRRCYSLVSNSLPFAAEEAGVPLVNHHDAAEDARACAGILIDIAGRNRANSIAELYLSLGLSIPQQAAFDPSSGELSKATVSALAAAGGGADRVVRPFRSGWPEEGPNPEPNPDAEPGNPLFGQTVVFTGQLGMPRPEAKTRSAELGARPESRVTARTSVLVVGDGFVAGDLRSGRLTGKAKRVLELHDRGQAIEVISEGEFLQMVGGAPVHGASEYMAQ, encoded by the coding sequence GTGGGTTTGGACTTTACGGCGATCGACTTCGAGACCGCCAATGGCTTCCGCGGTTCGCCGTGCGCCGTTGGCCTCACCAAGGTCCGCAGCGGCGTCATCGTCGAGGAAGCCTCGTGGCTCATGCGGCCGCCGGAAAACCACGACTCGTTCGACTACCACAACGTCCGCGTCCACGGCATCAGGCCGGAGCAGGTGGCCGGCCGGCCCCGCTTTGGGGAGCTGTTCCCGGAGATCGGCGCATTCATCGGCGGTGACATCCTCGCGGCCCACAACGCCGCCTTCGACCTCGGCGTGATCCGCTCCGGGCTGGAAGTCTCGGGGCTTCCCGGCCCCGCCTACGACTATGTGTGCACCGTGATGCTCTCCCGGCGCTGTTACTCCCTGGTTTCGAATTCCCTGCCCTTTGCCGCCGAGGAAGCGGGCGTGCCGCTCGTGAACCACCACGATGCCGCCGAGGACGCCCGGGCGTGCGCCGGCATCCTCATCGACATCGCGGGGCGCAACCGGGCCAACAGTATCGCCGAGCTCTACCTTTCGCTGGGGCTGTCCATACCGCAACAGGCAGCGTTCGATCCGTCCAGCGGTGAGCTTTCCAAGGCGACCGTCTCAGCCCTCGCCGCCGCGGGCGGCGGTGCTGACCGGGTGGTCCGGCCGTTCCGCAGCGGGTGGCCCGAGGAAGGGCCAAATCCCGAGCCCAATCCCGACGCCGAACCCGGGAACCCGCTGTTTGGCCAAACTGTCGTGTTCACCGGCCAGCTCGGGATGCCGCGGCCCGAGGCGAAGACCCGGTCGGCGGAACTGGGGGCGCGCCCGGAAAGCCGGGTCACGGCTCGGACCAGCGTCCTCGTGGTGGGCGACGGCTTCGTGGCCGGCGACCTGCGCTCCGGCCGGCTCACCGGGAAAGCCAAACGGGTGCTGGAGCTGCACGACCGCGGCCAGGCCATCGAGGTGATCTCCGAAGGGGAGTTCCTGCAGATGGTGGGCGGCGCGCCTGTTCACGGCGCCTCTGAATACATGGCGCAATAA
- a CDS encoding VTT domain-containing protein, which produces MSDFAVPALGGAGPVQPHLASFLPDWLNPQIFLADPALAPWVVLLVCGIIFAETGLLIGFFLPGDSMLFTAGLLVATDTIKFNIWLFAALIIVSAIIGNQTGYLIGSKAGPAIFNKPDSRLFKHENVDSAHKFFEKHGGKALILARFVPIIRTFVPVIVGVAQMDKRKFFLFNVIGALLWGGGVTLLGYVLGDKIPWVRENLDIIFIVIVLLSVIPVGIEVLRGMTAKREAAAFGTDPVEEFIEEHEPEAERKTNLD; this is translated from the coding sequence TTGAGCGACTTTGCCGTGCCCGCGCTGGGTGGCGCCGGCCCCGTCCAGCCGCATCTGGCATCATTCCTGCCCGATTGGCTCAACCCCCAGATATTCCTGGCCGACCCGGCCCTTGCCCCGTGGGTTGTTCTGTTGGTGTGCGGGATCATCTTCGCCGAAACCGGGCTGCTGATCGGGTTCTTCCTGCCCGGCGATTCCATGCTGTTCACCGCGGGCCTGCTCGTGGCGACGGACACGATCAAATTCAATATCTGGCTCTTCGCCGCGCTGATCATCGTGTCCGCCATCATCGGCAACCAGACGGGCTATCTCATCGGGTCCAAGGCGGGCCCCGCCATCTTCAACAAGCCGGACTCCAGGCTTTTCAAGCACGAGAACGTTGACAGTGCTCACAAGTTCTTCGAAAAGCACGGCGGCAAGGCCCTGATCCTGGCACGCTTTGTGCCCATCATCCGTACCTTCGTCCCCGTCATCGTCGGCGTTGCCCAGATGGACAAGCGCAAGTTCTTCCTCTTCAACGTCATCGGCGCCCTCCTCTGGGGCGGCGGCGTGACGCTTCTCGGCTACGTGCTGGGCGACAAGATCCCGTGGGTGCGGGAAAACCTGGACATCATCTTCATCGTGATCGTCCTGCTCTCGGTGATTCCTGTCGGCATTGAAGTTCTGCGCGGCATGACCGCTAAGCGCGAGGCCGCGGCCTTCGGGACGGACCCGGTGGAGGAGTTCATCGAGGAGCACGAGCCTGAGGCCGAGCGCAAGACCAACCTCGACTGA
- the rdgB gene encoding RdgB/HAM1 family non-canonical purine NTP pyrophosphatase, giving the protein MSGDSAVSGVPETQAAPRLVLATRNAGKLRELRELLRGQIPGLDVDTQVVDAAAVGAPDVAETGVTFAENSLLKARAVAEATGLVAIADDSGLSVDVLGGAPGIFSARWAGRHGDDDANLHLLLAQLADVPDGHRGAAFVCAAALAVPASASADGAREVVEYGQLAGTLLREPRGEGGFGYDPVLEPAGLDRSCAELSPEEKNAISHRGLAFRALLPSIVEALR; this is encoded by the coding sequence GTGAGCGGCGACAGCGCCGTCAGCGGCGTGCCCGAAACTCAAGCGGCACCCCGGCTGGTGCTGGCCACGCGCAACGCCGGGAAACTGCGGGAGCTGCGTGAGCTGCTGCGCGGGCAGATCCCTGGGCTCGACGTCGACACGCAGGTGGTGGACGCGGCCGCCGTCGGAGCCCCCGACGTCGCGGAAACCGGGGTGACCTTTGCGGAAAACTCGCTGCTGAAGGCGCGGGCGGTGGCCGAAGCGACGGGGCTGGTGGCCATCGCCGACGACTCCGGGCTGTCAGTGGATGTCCTGGGCGGCGCGCCGGGAATTTTCTCCGCGCGCTGGGCCGGCCGGCACGGTGACGACGACGCCAACCTGCACCTCCTGCTGGCCCAGCTGGCGGACGTGCCGGACGGTCACCGCGGCGCCGCCTTCGTGTGCGCCGCGGCGCTCGCCGTGCCGGCGTCCGCATCCGCGGACGGGGCCCGGGAAGTGGTGGAGTACGGGCAGCTGGCCGGCACGCTGCTGCGTGAGCCGCGCGGCGAAGGCGGGTTCGGCTATGACCCCGTCCTGGAACCCGCGGGCCTGGACCGGAGCTGCGCCGAGCTCAGCCCGGAGGAGAAAAACGCCATCAGCCACCGGGGCCTGGCGTTCCGGGCACTGCTTCCCTCGATCGTCGAGGCCCTGCGGTAA
- the rph gene encoding ribonuclease PH yields MTSEATTAPVIRADGRTPDQLRPISITRGWSKQAEGSALIEFGNTRVLCTASLTEGVPRWLKGEGRGWVTAEYAMLPRATNTRSDRESVKGKIGGRTHEISRLIGRSLRSIIDTKALGENTIVLDCDVLQADGGTRTAAITGAYVALAEAIRFARENKMIARNAQPLVDTIAAVSVGIIDGIPMLDLPYIEDVRAETDMNVVVTGSGKFVEVQGTAEGAPFDRDELNKLLDLALLGTEQLAAIQRETLAEAP; encoded by the coding sequence ATGACTTCCGAAGCAACCACTGCCCCCGTCATCCGTGCCGACGGCCGCACCCCGGACCAGCTCCGGCCCATCAGCATCACCCGCGGCTGGTCCAAGCAGGCCGAGGGATCGGCCCTCATCGAGTTCGGCAACACCCGGGTCCTGTGCACCGCTTCCCTCACTGAAGGTGTTCCGCGCTGGCTCAAGGGCGAAGGCCGGGGCTGGGTGACCGCCGAGTACGCCATGCTCCCGCGTGCCACGAACACCCGCTCGGACCGCGAGTCCGTCAAGGGCAAGATCGGCGGCCGCACCCACGAGATCTCCCGCCTGATCGGGCGCTCGCTGCGGTCGATCATCGACACCAAAGCCCTGGGGGAGAACACCATCGTGCTGGACTGCGATGTCCTGCAGGCCGACGGCGGCACAAGGACGGCGGCCATCACCGGCGCCTACGTGGCGCTCGCCGAGGCCATCCGTTTTGCCCGCGAGAACAAGATGATCGCCCGTAACGCCCAGCCGCTGGTTGACACCATCGCCGCCGTGTCCGTGGGAATCATCGACGGTATTCCAATGCTGGACCTGCCGTACATCGAGGATGTGCGGGCCGAAACCGACATGAACGTCGTGGTGACCGGCTCCGGCAAGTTCGTGGAGGTCCAGGGCACGGCCGAGGGCGCCCCCTTCGACCGCGACGAGCTCAACAAGCTGCTGGACCTGGCACTGCTGGGGACGGAACAGCTGGCCGCGATCCAGCGCGAGACCCTGGCCGAAGCTCCGTGA
- a CDS encoding MBL fold metallo-hydrolase — protein MKLTIVGCTGSFPGPGSPASCYLLTANDGGRVWKMVMDLGSGALGAIQRYTDLEDIDAIFLTHLHPDHCMDLCGLHVAVRWKPGGWDRGRIPVWGPAATADRMATAYGLDLDPGMHEEFDFTNWTERQSVTVGPFTVTPFAVNHPVEEAYALRVEVTEPDAAGNDVTRVLTYSGDTDSCRGLEEAAKDADLFLCEAAFEEGRDDGIKDVHLTGKRAAEAATAAGARRLLLTHIPVWTSQTKVMAEARPAFAGDVAVAVAGVHYTV, from the coding sequence GTGAAGCTCACCATCGTCGGCTGCACGGGCTCATTTCCCGGCCCCGGATCGCCCGCGTCCTGCTACCTGCTGACCGCCAACGACGGCGGACGGGTGTGGAAAATGGTCATGGACCTCGGCAGCGGCGCCCTGGGCGCCATCCAGCGGTACACGGACCTCGAGGACATCGACGCGATTTTCCTCACCCACCTGCACCCCGACCACTGCATGGACCTCTGCGGCCTGCACGTGGCGGTCCGTTGGAAGCCCGGCGGCTGGGACCGGGGCAGGATACCCGTCTGGGGCCCCGCCGCCACCGCCGACAGGATGGCAACTGCCTACGGGCTGGACCTGGATCCGGGGATGCACGAGGAGTTCGACTTCACGAACTGGACCGAGCGCCAGTCCGTCACCGTCGGCCCCTTCACTGTCACGCCCTTCGCCGTGAACCACCCGGTGGAGGAGGCCTACGCGCTGCGCGTGGAGGTGACCGAACCGGACGCCGCCGGGAACGACGTGACCCGCGTGCTGACCTATTCAGGTGATACCGACTCGTGCCGCGGGCTGGAGGAGGCGGCCAAGGACGCCGACCTCTTCCTCTGCGAGGCGGCCTTCGAGGAAGGCCGCGACGACGGCATCAAGGACGTCCACCTGACGGGCAAACGGGCCGCCGAGGCAGCCACCGCCGCCGGTGCCCGCCGCCTTCTCCTGACCCACATTCCGGTGTGGACGTCGCAGACCAAGGTTATGGCCGAGGCACGTCCCGCCTTCGCCGGTGACGTGGCCGTGGCCGTGGCGGGCGTGCACTACACCGTCTGA
- the murI gene encoding glutamate racemase, which yields MTSASSMDPAAGAAAESATADGVNVGSLPIGVFDSGVGGLTVARSIIDQLPNESILYVGDTAHGPYGPLPIAEVRANALGVMDELVDSGVKLLTIACNSASAAVLRDARERYTARYGIPVIEVIQPAVRRAVAATRSGRVGVIGTSATVGSRAYEDTFAAAPDLAITSVACPAFVPYVEAGITTGPELLDIAREYLEPLKAAGVDTVVLGCTHYPLLTGVISYVMGEDVTLVSSAEETAKDVYRALASNGLERTDPAPPEHSFIATGDPGQFEALARRFLGPEVLSVKHVDHVAAQYPTGSLARITPEMIAAARNAAARPRISNFVGQAAGSGAATGGSFQ from the coding sequence ATGACTTCAGCATCGAGCATGGATCCGGCAGCGGGAGCTGCAGCGGAGTCCGCAACGGCCGACGGCGTAAATGTGGGATCGCTGCCGATCGGCGTCTTCGACTCCGGTGTCGGCGGCCTCACGGTGGCGCGGTCAATCATCGACCAGCTGCCGAACGAATCCATCCTCTACGTCGGCGATACCGCCCACGGCCCGTACGGGCCGCTGCCCATCGCAGAGGTGCGCGCCAACGCCCTCGGCGTCATGGACGAACTCGTGGACTCCGGCGTCAAGCTGCTCACCATCGCCTGCAACTCGGCGTCGGCCGCGGTGCTGCGGGACGCCCGTGAGCGGTACACGGCGCGTTACGGAATTCCCGTCATCGAGGTGATCCAGCCGGCCGTGCGCCGCGCCGTCGCAGCCACCCGCAGCGGTCGCGTCGGCGTGATCGGCACCTCCGCCACCGTGGGCTCCCGGGCCTACGAGGACACCTTCGCCGCGGCGCCTGACCTGGCGATCACCTCCGTAGCCTGCCCTGCATTCGTGCCGTACGTGGAGGCCGGCATCACCACGGGGCCGGAACTTCTCGACATCGCCCGTGAGTACCTTGAGCCGCTGAAAGCCGCCGGAGTGGACACCGTGGTGCTGGGCTGCACGCACTATCCGCTCCTGACCGGCGTGATCTCCTACGTCATGGGCGAGGACGTCACGCTGGTCTCCAGCGCCGAGGAAACCGCCAAGGACGTCTACCGGGCGCTGGCCAGCAACGGCCTCGAACGGACGGACCCGGCGCCGCCGGAGCACAGCTTCATCGCCACCGGCGATCCGGGCCAGTTCGAAGCCCTTGCCCGCAGGTTCCTGGGGCCGGAGGTGCTGAGCGTCAAGCACGTGGACCATGTCGCGGCACAGTACCCCACGGGCAGCCTGGCCCGGATCACCCCCGAAATGATCGCAGCCGCGCGGAACGCGGCCGCCCGCCCGCGCATCTCCAACTTCGTTGGGCAGGCCGCTGGCAGCGGGGCAGCCACCGGGGGGTCGTTCCAGTGA
- a CDS encoding DUF2017 domain-containing protein, translating into MAKAFKYGLKGISGFLEPAERELLRSLFADVISMLEPTDRGSEDPLAAMIGLDMEVREPSDRALRRLLPNAVKDDAAASLEFRQLTERSLRESKIGALRAAALGLDKDELVLTPADARHWSTALNDVRLVLAERLDIRDEADADHVHQMQDWSQAEDVESYLALVYNFTTWLQESLVQAMLQSLDTRP; encoded by the coding sequence GTGGCTAAGGCTTTCAAATACGGACTCAAGGGTATCTCCGGCTTTCTGGAACCGGCCGAGAGGGAACTGCTCCGCAGCCTCTTCGCCGATGTCATCTCCATGCTGGAGCCCACGGACCGTGGCTCCGAGGATCCGCTCGCCGCGATGATCGGGCTTGACATGGAGGTCCGGGAACCGTCGGACCGCGCCCTCCGCCGGCTGCTGCCCAATGCAGTGAAGGACGACGCCGCGGCCTCGCTTGAGTTCCGCCAGCTCACCGAACGCTCACTGCGGGAAAGCAAGATCGGCGCGCTGCGCGCCGCCGCGCTGGGCCTGGACAAGGACGAGCTCGTCCTGACACCGGCTGATGCCCGCCACTGGTCCACCGCGCTCAATGACGTGCGGCTGGTGCTCGCGGAACGGCTCGACATCCGGGACGAGGCGGACGCGGACCACGTCCACCAGATGCAGGACTGGTCCCAGGCCGAGGACGTGGAAAGCTACCTCGCCCTGGTTTACAACTTCACCACGTGGCTGCAGGAATCCCTCGTGCAGGCGATGCTGCAGTCACTGGACACGCGGCCCTGA
- the clpS gene encoding ATP-dependent Clp protease adapter ClpS, with the protein MTLSVALGPDTQESTQTGTAVSTDALTAPDVPWNLVIWNDPVNLMSYVSYVFQSYFGYSETKANKLMLEVHRKGRSIVAHGSKEQVEQHAVAMHGFGLWATVEKATGGDSGGGKRGPGKGKGKRG; encoded by the coding sequence ATGACCTTAAGTGTTGCGCTCGGCCCTGACACCCAGGAGAGCACCCAGACCGGAACGGCGGTGTCCACCGACGCACTGACCGCCCCGGACGTCCCTTGGAACCTTGTCATCTGGAATGACCCCGTCAATCTCATGAGCTACGTCAGCTACGTGTTCCAGAGCTATTTCGGCTACTCGGAGACCAAAGCGAACAAGCTGATGCTTGAGGTCCACCGGAAGGGCCGCTCCATCGTTGCCCACGGCAGCAAGGAACAGGTGGAGCAGCACGCGGTGGCCATGCACGGGTTTGGCCTGTGGGCCACCGTGGAGAAGGCCACCGGCGGAGACAGCGGGGGCGGCAAGCGCGGCCCGGGCAAGGGCAAGGGAAAACGTGGCTAA